TCCTGGCCGACTGTTACCGGAATGCCCTGAACATTGCCGAAGAGAAAGGGATCGATTCGGTTGCCTTTCCGGCCATCTCAACAGGGGCCTTTGGCTATCCCTTTGATGCAGCTACCGACGTAGCCCTCGAGACAATCAGGAAAATGATTCCCGATCTTGAGCAGGTAAAAGTGATCCGCTTCGTCTTATTCAGTGGTCGGGATTACTGGATTTATGATAAAAAACTGAAGGAACTGGAGAAATGATCGCTGACCCAGTCCCGGCAAAAAGAAGCCCGGCCGCTGTGGTAGATTTTCTCCATCGCAAACTCCCTGCCTTTAAGCCTTTATTTCCGGAGTATGCCGATCAGAAAATTATCGGGCTGTTGCCGGGATGCGTGTCCCTGCCGACAGCTACGAAACGGCCGAGAAAAACGGGCTGCTGGTCTTAACCCAATCCAGGGAAAACATTTTGGTGATGAATCCCCGGGATTTTGTTGTTAAGGAATTTTAGCGAATTGATTCAGATTTTTTTGTGCCCAAGCCGGATAGAAAGTTGCTTTTATACCGGCCTTTGGTTAGCTAGGCCTTCCACCCCGGGGCGCGATCCCCGTTTCTCGCTCATTCATCTTAAGAAAGAAAGACGAACTCAAGTTTAGAAAACCGGGAAAGGCCTAATCCATAGCTCTTAAAATATCATTGACCTTTTCCACATCTCTCGTAATTGCCTCCACAGAGATCGTTGCCCCTGTAATGCCATCAATATTTTTGTTTACTTCCAGGTTCTTAGAACCATCGTATCCTTCAAACTGCCTGAGCCATCCTCTTGCAGTAACCTCATATCCATGGGTGGCCTGATAATTGAAAACACGAACAAGTTCTACTTCTTTTTCCACATTGAATAGGATAAAATAGTCAAAATATTCGGATTTGCCGGCAGAAGAACCCATGCCGGGCGAGGAACAGCCACCGGCACGGCAGCTGTTCACCCGGCCCACATAGATGTATTTAACCTGGCTTACGTTTTCGGAGTGATGAGACTTAAAGAATTTCCCGTGGTAAGAGTATTGGTCCGACACGGCTTCAGGAACAGGTAAATGCTGTAAATCTTTATGAACATTGTTTTTTGCTAAGTTTCTGAGTAAAGACCTGTCTTGATAATCAATACTGTCCTGGCCGGCTACTACCCCAATATTTAACAGGGCTAATACGAATAAAGCGATTCTCTTTAGTCTCATATTGCTAACAGATTTAAAACATGATACCAAAACCAGCATTGAAAGTCTTCGCGAACTCATTGCTTGAGCCATCCTTTATAAATTGCATATCTGCTTTTACCACTGCACCCCTGGAAAGGAAAAGCGAGAAACCTGTAGTAATCACATCTTTTTGATAAGCGTTGTTTCTTGTTATGTTCTGTGAAACTGTATAGTGCGTATCAAAGTTTGAATACCGGACAAAAGGAATAAGCTCAGTTTCTGTCCGGGCAGTTCTAAGGATGTTGTAACCCACGTCCAGATAATATCCGAACATGCTGCTGCCCAGGTTGCCGCCACCTTTGTTGGCTGTAAAAGCGTTGTACTCATCTGTATTATCCAAACTGTTGTAATAGAGCTGCCCGGTTAACTCAAAACCTTCATACGAGTACCTTGCATCGACACCAATCATAGATATTCCGACAACGGATGAATCCGCCCGGGCTAAAGCTGCTTCGTATTCTTTCTCTATTCCATCGTAAAGGGAGCTTTGCGTTTTTCCAAAATACCCGGAAAGGCCAATATTCAAACCACGGATGCCAAAATATTCAACCCTTCCTGCAAGGTTGGGGGAGCTCATAAAAGACTTCGAGGCTTTTTGTCTTCCTCCTCTTAATCCGCTTGCACCGCCTATTTGTGCAGAGCCATCGTCGAAACTTTTGAAACCATTCATTACATAGACCTGGTATTTAAGAAAGGCAGGTAAAATAAGACCGCTGGCGCCAAAACCTATTTCACGCCACGTTGTGGGGGCTACATCATGACTCAGGAGAGGGCGCTCTACGCCATTAAAAACAGTTGGCTCATGATAAAGGTTGACAATTCCCATTGGTGACAAAAGCAAGCCGCCCTGGAGATTCACGTAATCATTCAGTTTGTACTGAAGAAACATCTGTTCAACATATATTTCGTCCACATGCTCAAACTCCAATTCTGTGACAAACTGTGTCCTCGAATTGAACTGATAGCCCATCATCATAATAAAACGATGCACATCCAGCTTTCCATTATTTCTGAAATCTTCAGAGAGGGGCTGATTATAATGGACTCCTCCATATCCTCCTATTTTGAGGTTGCCTTTTGTTCTTAACAGTTTCTCCGCACTATTAAAATAAAGGTTCTCCGGAATGCTGTCCGTTAATTGTGCGTTTGCAAATACAGAAAATACCAACAAAACACCTGTCAATAATACCATTCTTTTCATTTGACTGAATTTTAAAATTTAACATTAAATATCAGGAGGCAAAATAAGCGACAGGCTTTTTCACGGGCAATCCCTATTTATTGGGATATCTTTAGCGATATACTTAGCTGCCAAATAACATTTTAATTTTCAGAAGGCTTGCAGAGGTAGGGTTGAAACAGGATTTCAATTATTCGGTTTATGGTAATTTTTATATTTTTGTCCAAATGCAAGTATATCATTAATTTGAACAAGTAATTATTTATAATGAACTTACTAACACTTGCTTTAATAGGAGTCGGATTATCGGTAGACAGTCTTGCGGCAAGCAT
This DNA window, taken from Bacteroidales bacterium, encodes the following:
- a CDS encoding macro domain-containing protein, which encodes LADCYRNALNIAEEKGIDSVAFPAISTGAFGYPFDAATDVALETIRKMIPDLEQVKVIRFVLFSGRDYWIYDKKLKELEK
- a CDS encoding FMN-binding protein, whose protein sequence is MRLKRIALFVLALLNIGVVAGQDSIDYQDRSLLRNLAKNNVHKDLQHLPVPEAVSDQYSYHGKFFKSHHSENVSQVKYIYVGRVNSCRAGGCSSPGMGSSAGKSEYFDYFILFNVEKEVELVRVFNYQATHGYEVTARGWLRQFEGYDGSKNLEVNKNIDGITGATISVEAITRDVEKVNDILRAMD